TCTCAACGGATTCGTACCCTAACCTAGACACATACCTTAAAACTTTTTTCAGCGGTTTGTCATAAAACATTACTGTAAAGACCCCTATTTTTAACGTTTCTATACCCTCCTGCCTATCTCTTTATCGATTCATACATTATAATGTATAAACAAATATAAATTTATAAATTTTAGAATCTAAACAGTTTTAGGTAACGCTTGGTTTTCATTAAATGTGCAAACTATTTTTCTAGGTTACGATGGGTATTCTCAAAAAATTTTGAACATATTTTCTCTTCGAAAATGCGAAGATTCTCTACAATGAAGTTTGTAAAGGGCTTCAGTCAGATATGGTAAGTGTTTCCGATAGAAAAAGTGGTTTATCTTGAGGTGTATTTGATCGACTCTACTCTGTCCTAAACTAAAAGGAGATACGGCTTCAAACAAAGAATGAAAAACCTTCAATCTTAAGTCTGTTAAATCAGTCATAAAAATATGACATATATGCGATGCGCCGCCATCGATTCATTATATGGTTTTCGTGTCTCCTTAGCATGATGTTAATGTCTCCTTCTCATACTCGCTCAGTATTCGTTTCAAATGGTCCTGGCAGTCTCTTGGCAACGGTGTAGGTTGGTGCGTCCTTAAGATCTCTTCGACTTTCGACCTTGCAGCTTCAGCAATATCTCTAGAACCTAGCTTCTCCCATTTCCTTCTGTTATGATAATCCGTTATTAGAGTTGAAGGATGTTCCTTCAAATAGTATTTCATCGTGTGCTGCTCTTGGAGGAATTTTCCTTTCGGCCCTACCTTTCTTATCACATCTGCTGCTAGAGTATCCTCACTCACCTCGATGTCTTCTAAAGATCGCAACATCATTTCGATCAGATCGTTATCGATGAGCAACTTCTCAAAACTGACAGATTTTTGAGATTCAAGCTGTCCAGCACCCCAGATTATGTCAATACCACTCAAAGTCATGAAAGCGCATGTAAGCATACTCTCAAAGCCTGATTGTGCATCTACAGTCTTCGAGTTTGTGCACATCCATGCACTTGAGGGAATATTGTAGAACCTTGCGAGTTGAGCAGCAGCCGCTGCAACTAAAGCTTCGTTTGACCCGGAAGACGTCACCTCTGCCGTCTTGAAATTCATGGCATGAGTATATACCGCATAGATGCACGGGCGCCTCTCCTTGTAAAGCTGGTTGATAACGATTCCGCTTAGTATCTCGGCATTATTTATCACTAAAGTTCCAGCAATGGTAACAGGAGAACTCACTCCCATTATCGGCTCACTATTGATATGCGCTGGAATATTGTACTCAGATGTGCTCATGAAAACATCAAGCGCATTTGAAGGCCACTCTAGCGGACTGTTGATACACGCACCAGTGCTGAATAGTGCTCTTTTCCTAAGTATTTCTTCATTACCAAGAACCGCCGCAGCCATCTTATTGAAGTACTTCGCTGCGCCTGAGGAGTGAGGTATTCCCACAACATGTTTCGTAGTATTGTTGAGGGAAACTTCAAAACCATGAAGATCCCGCACCTCAGCAGGTTTATCCATCACATGAGTTCGAATGCACAAGTGAATATTCTTCAGGTAGTCACCCAGTCTAACCCAGTCGGCGGCGTCGCTTTTTGTAGACAATCTCGCCGTCTTTCCTTCAACTATGTAGGGAGCGGGACTGCTACAGAAATAGGAACGACCTCCTGGAACCTTAAAGTCATTTCTTGGGTCTCGAGCAGCTAGCACAAAGCTTGAGGGGGCTTTTCTTAACAGCTCTAAGACAAGGGACTCATGGATCCTCACATTCTTCTCTTTGCAGTCAACTACAGCCCCCGCACTCTTAAGAAGTTTAAGAGTATCTTCATGTTGAACCTTGAATCCTACATTCTCTAGAATGTCAAGTGACTCCGCGTGTATTCTTTGGATCTCATCTTTCGTCAAAGGCTCAAAGAGCTTCATTATACATTCGTTCCTTTCTTCTCTTCTACTAGTTTCTTCGCCACCCTGACGGCATCTATAGCGTTCTCCGCGTAACCATCCGCGCCGATCTCTTTTCGCCAATCCTCAGTGACTGGTGCTCCTCCTATCAATGTCTTGAATCTTTGTTTAAGCCCCAAATCTTTCAGAAGATTTTCAATCTTCCTCTGTCCAACCATAGTGGTTCCCAGAAGCGCAGAGGAGGCGATGATGTCGGCGTCAACTTCCAGAGCTTTTTCAATAAATTTGCAGGTTGGGACATCTACACCAAGATCATGCACCTCGAAGCCTGCTCCTGAAAGCATCGCCACTACAATATCCTTTCCAATATCGTGAACATCGCCTTCAACGGTACCGATGACAATCCTTCCTATGAAAACGCTACTCCCTTTCTTCCTTGACACTTCGGGTCCCAGAATCTTGAAGCCAGCCTTAGCCGCATTTGCAGCCATTATGAGGTCAGGCAAGAAGAGCTGCTCCTCCTCAAAGAGTTCACCGACTCTGGATAATCCTTTCGCCAGACCTTTCTGAATTATGTCGATAGCCTCCATTCCCCTTTCCATTCCCTCTCTACAATGCCTAGCGACGGCCTCTGAATCATAGCTGACTATCGCATCAATAATTTTGGTGTAAATATCTTCTTCATCCAACCGATATTTCCCCCATACTCGAGAGTTATAAATCGCCTGTAGTATTAATGCTCTAGTATTAATAATTAACGATTAATGGATGAGTATCGTCGGCGTTCTTTGCACCCGTCTAGGCTGAGGTTGTCGTAAAGGAAGTTGTAGTGAACTACGTATGGGTGGACATTTTCTCTGTATTAGCCCTTAAAAGTGGCGTTCCAAGATCTGGAGACTGAGAACTTGGTTTCCGCGGTATCATTGTGGGTCTCAATCCTGGAATGCTCGCCTGGCTGTGGTTCACTATTTTATTACAGTTAAGGTTCAAACAGTTTTAGGCTGGATAGTTATCTGTGTAGAGGGCCTCGACATCCTCCAGATTAAAGGCGTTGAAGATGCGGGGGAGCGCCGCTCTGAAGGCCATATCAGCCATGGGGATGAGCTTCACCAACGTCTCTCGCTCGAACACCCCAAGATTGGAGGTCTAACCAAGACGTAGGCCCCTTTCTACTACGCTTCAAATCCCAATACTTCTCCCTAATACTGAAACCTTTCTTACCCTCGGAGTCATCCGTCACGTATACCTTGTCCAACTCCAAAATTCCTTTAAAGCTCATGGTTGATACGGTTAGGTATAGCTTCTTCCTTAACCTTCTCATAACCCTGAACATGGTGTTGTAGGGTAGCACTAGGGCTTTAGTCAAATCCCGGACGCTGACCTTAACTGCGCCATGAGGGCTGTGAAGAGCAGAACTTAAGGCAAGCTTAGGGTGTTCCATGACGGTGCTAGCCCTATTGTTGAACCACGACCCCCAATTCTTGCACTTACCGCTGATAAAGCTCCTCCTCCAATCATGCCTAACGACCCTTAAACTCCAAAAGGCATAAAGGACGTCGAGCCTACCTAACCCTTCTCAAATCCATAGGACAATCTTTCTCAGAGGTCATGAAGTATCAGATGATTAAACTCTTAAGAATATGGAAAAGACAATAAAATTTAGTAACCAATATTATTTTAATGAGAGATTATACAAAATTTGAGAATATCGCCTTTCCACTCAGAGCGACGCTCTTGTTAAGGACATGGCGCTTGGCTGTATGCGGTTGGATTAAGTATGGCCAGGGTTCTTTGGACTCTGTCTAGGTGGCGTGTGTTGCGGAGGAGGCTGTAGTGGGCTGTGTAGAGGTGGGTGTGTTCTTTGCTGATGCCTCTGAAGGTGGCGGTCCAGGGTCTGAAGATGGAGAACTCTGCCTCGACCGTGTTTGTGTGGACTTTGCCTCTTGCATATTCGTGTAGGCTGTGGTTTACAGTGTCATGGCGGCTGAGGCTTCTGAGGATGTTGTAGGTTGGATGATCATCGGTGTAGAGGGCTTCCAGATCTTTCATCTCGAAGCTTTTGAAAAGGTGTCGGAGCACGGTCTTCGCAGCAACATCAGCCAATGGGATAAGCTTCACCAACCCTTTCCGTTCCACCACCCCAAGATTGGAGGCTTATCCGAAGCGTAGGTTCCTCTGCCGCGACGTTTCAAACCTCTAACTCTAGGCTTCCTGTTGAGGCTTCTCTTGCCTTTGAGGCCAGCCTTCACGTAAACCTCGTCCAGCTCCACGATGCCCTTCAACCTTAGGCTTTTAGAGGCGGTTAGATACATGTTCCTCCTCAGCTTCCCAACCATTCTGAACATGGTGTTGTAGGGACGGTTGACGGTTTCAGCCAACTCGTTGACGCTT
This DNA window, taken from Candidatus Bathyarchaeia archaeon, encodes the following:
- a CDS encoding trimethylamine methyltransferase family protein, coding for MKLFEPLTKDEIQRIHAESLDILENVGFKVQHEDTLKLLKSAGAVVDCKEKNVRIHESLVLELLRKAPSSFVLAARDPRNDFKVPGGRSYFCSSPAPYIVEGKTARLSTKSDAADWVRLGDYLKNIHLCIRTHVMDKPAEVRDLHGFEVSLNNTTKHVVGIPHSSGAAKYFNKMAAAVLGNEEILRKRALFSTGACINSPLEWPSNALDVFMSTSEYNIPAHINSEPIMGVSSPVTIAGTLVINNAEILSGIVINQLYKERRPCIYAVYTHAMNFKTAEVTSSGSNEALVAAAAAQLARFYNIPSSAWMCTNSKTVDAQSGFESMLTCAFMTLSGIDIIWGAGQLESQKSVSFEKLLIDNDLIEMMLRSLEDIEVSEDTLAADVIRKVGPKGKFLQEQHTMKYYLKEHPSTLITDYHNRRKWEKLGSRDIAEAARSKVEEILRTHQPTPLPRDCQDHLKRILSEYEKETLTSC
- a CDS encoding corrinoid protein produces the protein MDEEDIYTKIIDAIVSYDSEAVARHCREGMERGMEAIDIIQKGLAKGLSRVGELFEEEQLFLPDLIMAANAAKAGFKILGPEVSRKKGSSVFIGRIVIGTVEGDVHDIGKDIVVAMLSGAGFEVHDLGVDVPTCKFIEKALEVDADIIASSALLGTTMVGQRKIENLLKDLGLKQRFKTLIGGAPVTEDWRKEIGADGYAENAIDAVRVAKKLVEEKKGTNV
- a CDS encoding transposase — translated: MALTIQSFMPSEVECAEVLREVRWAGGLRCLQCGSGRVVRRGWRRLYQRYRCKDCGGWFNDRSGTVFAYSKLPLSLWFYTAFQMQFKISVNELAETVNRPYNTMFRMVGKLRRNMYLTASKSLRLKGIVELDEVYVKAGLKGKRSLNRKPRVRGLKRRGRGTYASDKPPILGWWNGKGW
- a CDS encoding transposase, coding for MERKGLVKLIPLADVAAKTVLRHLFKSFEMKDLEALYTDDHPTYNILRSLSRHDTVNHSLHEYARGKVHTNTVEAEFSIFRPWTATFRGISKEHTHLYTAHYSLLRNTRHLDRVQRTLAILNPTAYSQAPCP